A genomic segment from Actinomadura hallensis encodes:
- the bfr gene encoding bacterioferritin, protein MEGDKDIIALLNEQLTAEITAINQYFLHSKMQENWGFTRLAKHTRDESFDEMRHAERLTDRILFLEGLPNYQKIGTLRIGQTVVEQLEADLAIELEAVARLRPGIELMRSRGDITSARIFEDILADEEEHIDYLETELSLVRELGEQNYKQRLTGYPGDDGVSPV, encoded by the coding sequence ATGGAAGGCGACAAGGACATCATCGCGCTGCTCAACGAGCAGCTCACCGCGGAGATCACGGCGATCAACCAGTACTTCCTGCACTCCAAGATGCAGGAGAACTGGGGCTTCACCCGGCTCGCCAAGCACACCCGCGACGAGTCGTTCGACGAGATGCGGCACGCCGAGCGGCTCACCGACCGGATCCTGTTCCTGGAGGGCCTGCCGAACTACCAGAAGATCGGCACCCTGCGGATCGGGCAGACCGTCGTCGAGCAGCTCGAGGCGGACCTCGCCATCGAGCTGGAGGCCGTCGCCAGGCTGCGCCCAGGGATCGAGCTGATGCGCTCGCGCGGGGACATCACCTCCGCCCGGATCTTCGAGGACATCCTCGCCGACGAGGAGGAGCACATCGACTACCTGGAGACCGAGCTGAGCCTCGTCCGCGAGCTGGGGGAGCAGAACTACAAGCAGCGGCTCACCGGATACCCGGGCGACGACGGCGTCTCGCCCGTCTGA
- a CDS encoding adenylate/guanylate cyclase domain-containing protein: MAAGLPDPKEIEELLLGGELRYTRVDAVRLAGVSREFSGKVWRAFGYPSMPDETVAYTEGDVAALERLGRLVEDGILDEDGVVRLVRAFGQTMSRLAEWQVSLLGSMLPQDANDASSAEAVQTIVEIAEKHIGEFEPLVVHAWRRQLAAAGTRALGTAATRENGDPAGRPMTTVGFADMVSFTQVSRELEEIELARVVEWFEETAADIVASLGGRLVKTLGDEVLFSAETPETGAEIALTIAATIQDETEVPDVRVGAAYGPVLPLMGDVFGTTVNLAARLTSLARPGTVVIDSELAAQLENEPDYEVARIVRRPVRGLGIIQPYVLRRNEKPKSADNEKPKSADTDADTGRDADRDAEAS; this comes from the coding sequence ATGGCGGCCGGATTGCCGGATCCGAAGGAGATAGAGGAGCTGCTGCTCGGGGGCGAGCTGCGCTACACCCGTGTCGACGCCGTCCGCCTGGCGGGCGTGTCGCGGGAGTTCTCCGGCAAGGTCTGGCGGGCGTTCGGCTACCCGTCGATGCCGGACGAGACCGTTGCCTACACCGAGGGCGACGTCGCCGCGCTGGAGCGCCTCGGGCGGCTCGTCGAGGACGGGATCCTCGACGAGGACGGCGTGGTCCGGCTGGTCCGGGCGTTCGGGCAGACGATGAGCAGGCTCGCGGAGTGGCAGGTCAGCCTGCTGGGCAGCATGCTCCCGCAGGACGCGAACGACGCGTCGTCGGCCGAGGCCGTCCAGACGATCGTGGAGATCGCCGAGAAGCACATCGGGGAGTTCGAGCCGCTGGTCGTGCACGCCTGGCGGCGGCAGCTCGCGGCGGCCGGGACGCGGGCGCTGGGCACGGCGGCGACGCGCGAGAACGGCGACCCGGCGGGGCGGCCGATGACCACCGTCGGGTTCGCGGACATGGTGTCGTTCACGCAGGTCAGCCGGGAGCTCGAGGAGATCGAGCTCGCCCGGGTGGTGGAGTGGTTCGAGGAGACCGCCGCCGACATCGTCGCGTCCCTCGGCGGGCGGCTGGTGAAGACGCTCGGCGACGAGGTGCTGTTCAGCGCGGAGACGCCGGAGACCGGCGCGGAGATCGCGCTGACGATCGCGGCGACCATCCAGGACGAGACCGAGGTGCCGGACGTGCGGGTCGGCGCCGCGTACGGGCCGGTGCTGCCGCTGATGGGGGACGTGTTCGGCACGACCGTCAACCTCGCGGCGCGGCTGACGTCCCTGGCACGGCCCGGAACGGTCGTGATCGACAGCGAGCTGGCGGCGCAGCTGGAGAATGAGCCGGACTACGAGGTGGCGCGGATCGTGCGGCGCCCGGTCCGCGGCCTCGGCATCATCCAGCCGTACGTGCTGCGCCGCAACGAGAAGCCGAAGTCCGCGGATAACGAGAAGCCGAAGTCCGCGGATACGGACGCGGATACGGGCAGGGACGCGGACAGGGACGCGGAAGCGTCCTGA
- a CDS encoding YncE family protein, with amino-acid sequence MQGRRGGRSRAAALPFAAATVLTCGVLTGCESPVPFYPPGEGSPDGPAVGLGGPAPYLSARPGGALGRGDPSPGAPGGPAGAVPMAPAGGHVYAAAGPGMISPDARGVPPRLYVAHGRAVEIVDAASLRAVGRLRTGAAQVAASWDMRRLWATDPAGGALVPFGPGGARGRAVRAGAPAGLYFTPEGRSALVLAHRPHRVEVRDRRTMRRGGSVPLPCAARYADFTSDGASLVATCTSAGALARVDVAGRRLSGTLRLPEGASPGDLRLSPDGSLFYVADSAKGGVWMVDAARLSVLGFVRTGPGARGLSVGRNARRLFVVGAGSLTAVEFATRRVSARWPLPGRRPPVPGGVSSDGASLWLADPGGLVYAVSTRTGRILRKFRVSGRPSGLSVHPQPGRHSLGGTGLYR; translated from the coding sequence GTGCAGGGACGTCGAGGAGGACGCTCGCGGGCGGCCGCGCTCCCGTTCGCCGCGGCGACCGTGCTGACCTGCGGCGTGCTGACCGGATGCGAGTCGCCCGTACCGTTCTACCCGCCCGGGGAGGGATCCCCGGACGGCCCGGCCGTCGGGCTCGGCGGCCCGGCGCCGTACCTGAGCGCGCGGCCCGGCGGCGCGCTCGGGCGCGGCGACCCGTCCCCCGGCGCTCCCGGCGGCCCCGCCGGCGCGGTGCCGATGGCGCCCGCGGGCGGGCACGTCTACGCCGCCGCCGGTCCCGGAATGATCTCCCCGGACGCGCGCGGCGTGCCGCCCCGGCTGTACGTCGCGCACGGGCGGGCCGTCGAGATCGTCGACGCGGCCTCCCTCCGGGCCGTCGGGCGGCTGCGAACCGGGGCCGCCCAGGTCGCGGCGTCGTGGGACATGCGGCGCCTCTGGGCCACCGACCCGGCGGGCGGAGCCCTCGTCCCGTTCGGGCCGGGCGGCGCGCGCGGACGCGCGGTGCGCGCCGGGGCGCCGGCCGGGCTGTACTTCACGCCGGAGGGGCGGAGCGCGCTGGTCCTGGCGCACCGCCCGCACCGCGTCGAGGTGCGCGACCGGCGCACCATGCGGCGGGGCGGGTCGGTGCCGCTGCCGTGCGCCGCCCGGTACGCCGACTTCACGTCCGACGGGGCGTCGCTGGTGGCGACGTGCACGTCCGCCGGCGCGCTGGCCCGCGTGGACGTCGCGGGCCGCCGCCTCTCCGGGACGCTCCGGCTCCCGGAGGGCGCCAGCCCGGGCGACCTGCGGCTGTCGCCGGACGGGTCGCTGTTCTACGTGGCCGACTCCGCCAAGGGCGGCGTCTGGATGGTGGACGCGGCCCGCCTCTCCGTGCTGGGGTTCGTCCGCACCGGCCCGGGGGCGCGCGGCCTGTCGGTCGGGCGGAACGCGCGCCGCCTGTTCGTCGTCGGGGCCGGGTCCCTCACCGCGGTCGAGTTCGCGACCCGGCGCGTCTCGGCCCGGTGGCCGCTCCCCGGCCGCCGTCCCCCCGTGCCGGGCGGCGTGTCGTCGGACGGGGCGTCCCTGTGGCTCGCCGATCCCGGCGGCCTCGTCTACGCGGTCTCCACCCGGACGGGCCGGATCCTGCGGAAGTTCCGCGTCTCCGGGCGCCCCAGCGGTCTGTCCGTCCATCCCCAGCCCGGCCGCCACTCCTTGGGCGGCACCGGCCTGTACCGCTGA
- a CDS encoding acyl-CoA carboxylase subunit beta, which yields MATEAPEPPVEYDIHTTAGKIADLERRRYEAVHAGSARAVEKQHAKGKMTARERIDALLDPGSFVEFDEMARHRSTNFGMEKNRPYGDGVVTGYGTIDGRHVAVFSQDFTVAGGSLGEVFGEKICKVMDHAIKTGCPVIGINDSGGARIQEGVVALGLYAEIFKRNVHASGVIPQISLVMGPCAGGAVYSPAITDFIVMVDQTSHMFITGPDVIKTVTGEEVTFEELGGAHAHNTKSGVAHYQGSDEHDAIEYVKALLSYLPSNNLSDPPAFDVPADPAELVPELDTLIPDSPNQPYDMKTVIEHVLDDGEFLEVQEQYAPNIVTGFGRVEGHSVGIVANQPMQLAGTLDIDASEKAARFVRTCDAFNVPVLTFVDVPGFLPGTDQEWNGIIRRGAKLLYAYAEATVPLVTIITRKAYGGAYDVMGSKHLGADINLAWPTAQIAVMGAQGAVNILYRRELAAAEDPDARRAELIEEYETTLANPYIAAERGYIDNVIKPSETRGQVVRALRALREKRKTLPPKKHGNIPL from the coding sequence ATGGCGACGGAAGCCCCTGAACCCCCGGTCGAGTACGACATCCACACCACGGCCGGGAAGATCGCGGACCTCGAACGGCGCAGGTACGAGGCGGTGCACGCCGGATCGGCGCGTGCCGTGGAGAAGCAGCACGCCAAGGGCAAGATGACCGCCCGGGAGCGGATCGACGCGCTGCTCGACCCCGGCTCGTTCGTCGAGTTCGACGAGATGGCGCGGCACCGCTCCACGAACTTCGGGATGGAGAAGAACCGTCCCTACGGCGACGGCGTCGTCACCGGCTACGGCACGATCGACGGCCGCCACGTGGCGGTGTTCAGCCAGGACTTCACCGTCGCCGGCGGCTCGCTCGGCGAGGTCTTCGGCGAGAAGATCTGCAAGGTCATGGACCACGCGATCAAGACCGGCTGCCCCGTGATCGGCATCAACGACTCCGGCGGCGCGCGGATCCAGGAGGGCGTGGTCGCGCTCGGCCTGTACGCCGAGATCTTCAAGCGCAACGTGCACGCCTCCGGCGTGATCCCGCAGATCTCGCTGGTCATGGGCCCGTGCGCGGGCGGCGCGGTGTACTCCCCGGCGATCACCGACTTCATCGTCATGGTCGACCAGACCTCGCACATGTTCATCACCGGTCCCGACGTGATCAAGACGGTGACCGGCGAGGAGGTCACGTTCGAGGAGCTGGGCGGCGCGCACGCGCACAACACCAAGTCCGGCGTCGCGCACTACCAGGGTTCGGACGAGCACGACGCGATCGAGTACGTGAAGGCGCTGCTGTCCTACCTTCCGTCCAACAACCTGTCCGACCCGCCGGCGTTCGACGTCCCCGCCGACCCGGCCGAGCTCGTCCCCGAGCTCGACACCCTCATCCCCGACTCGCCGAACCAGCCGTACGACATGAAGACCGTCATCGAGCACGTGCTGGACGACGGCGAGTTCCTGGAGGTGCAGGAGCAGTACGCCCCGAACATCGTCACCGGGTTCGGGCGGGTCGAGGGCCACTCGGTCGGCATCGTCGCGAACCAGCCGATGCAGCTGGCGGGGACCCTCGACATCGACGCGTCGGAGAAGGCCGCGCGGTTCGTGCGGACCTGCGACGCGTTCAACGTGCCGGTGCTGACGTTCGTGGACGTCCCCGGCTTCCTGCCCGGCACCGACCAGGAGTGGAACGGGATCATCCGGCGCGGCGCGAAGCTGCTGTACGCGTACGCGGAGGCGACCGTCCCGCTGGTCACCATCATCACGCGGAAGGCGTACGGCGGCGCCTACGACGTCATGGGGTCCAAGCACCTCGGCGCCGACATCAACCTCGCGTGGCCGACCGCGCAGATCGCGGTGATGGGCGCGCAGGGCGCGGTGAACATCCTGTACCGGCGGGAGCTGGCCGCCGCCGAGGACCCCGACGCCCGCCGCGCGGAGCTGATCGAGGAGTACGAGACCACGCTCGCCAACCCCTACATCGCGGCCGAGCGCGGCTACATCGACAACGTGATCAAGCCGTCGGAGACGCGCGGGCAGGTCGTGCGGGCGCTGCGGGCGCTGCGCGAGAAGCGCAAGACGCTGCCGCCCAAGAAGCATGGGAACATCCCGCTCTGA
- a CDS encoding NYN domain-containing protein, whose translation MATSEFVPQPARYAIFVDAGYLYAASGALLLSCGSRREYRVAAEKLIKALTSHADEQLLGELLRVYWFDAAPKRQPTVDQRVIANLPLVKLRLGNLNAQGQQKGVDAQLRADLEALARHRAITDAVLLAGDEDMLPAVEAAQRYGVRVHLWGVEPTHGSNQAEWLVWESDTVEVLPAEFLRPYFTRAKVLPVPASDASAAVQDAAAQRTSPVPSPSQVFAGRPPAVKPPPGAVRATVPVPAGGVTPATVAASLNSTAQGDGKLGPDRDHMLEIGEHVAQKWIFERGRDNIRDLLPGPILPPVIDKELLIEAEKELGGSLRPYQEARTWLRDGFWERVYREFGIGIGKSD comes from the coding sequence ATGGCCACCTCGGAGTTCGTTCCCCAGCCCGCGCGCTACGCGATTTTCGTCGACGCGGGGTACCTCTACGCGGCCTCCGGTGCACTGCTGCTGAGCTGCGGTTCCAGGCGCGAGTACCGCGTCGCCGCGGAGAAGCTGATCAAGGCGCTGACGAGCCATGCCGACGAGCAGCTCCTCGGTGAGCTGCTGCGGGTGTACTGGTTCGACGCCGCGCCGAAGCGGCAGCCCACGGTCGACCAGCGCGTCATCGCCAACCTGCCGCTGGTGAAGCTGCGGCTCGGCAACCTGAACGCGCAGGGCCAGCAGAAGGGCGTGGACGCGCAGCTGCGCGCCGACCTGGAGGCCCTCGCCCGGCACCGCGCCATCACCGACGCGGTGCTGCTGGCCGGCGACGAGGACATGCTGCCCGCGGTCGAGGCCGCGCAGCGTTACGGCGTCCGCGTCCACCTGTGGGGGGTCGAGCCGACCCACGGCTCCAACCAGGCGGAGTGGCTCGTGTGGGAGTCGGACACGGTCGAGGTGCTCCCCGCCGAGTTCCTGCGCCCCTACTTCACCCGCGCCAAGGTGCTGCCGGTCCCCGCGTCGGACGCCTCCGCCGCCGTGCAGGACGCCGCGGCGCAGCGGACCAGCCCCGTCCCGTCGCCGTCGCAGGTCTTCGCGGGGCGCCCCCCGGCGGTCAAGCCGCCGCCCGGGGCCGTCCGCGCGACCGTCCCGGTGCCCGCCGGCGGGGTGACGCCCGCGACGGTCGCCGCGTCGCTGAACTCCACCGCGCAGGGCGACGGCAAGCTCGGCCCCGACCGCGACCACATGCTGGAGATAGGGGAGCACGTCGCCCAGAAGTGGATCTTCGAGCGGGGCCGCGACAACATCCGCGACCTGCTGCCCGGCCCGATCCTGCCGCCCGTCATCGACAAGGAGCTGCTGATCGAGGCGGAGAAGGAGCTGGGCGGCTCGCTGCGCCCCTACCAGGAGGCCCGCACCTGGCTGCGCGACGGCTTCTGGGAACGCGTCTACCGCGAGTTCGGCATAGGGATAGGCAAGTCCGACTGA
- a CDS encoding biotin--[acetyl-CoA-carboxylase] ligase, whose protein sequence is MEPRHTESGYGDLDRPPLHEGALQRALVREGGLWREVRVVDETGSTNADLAARAAEGAPEGTVLVTELQTAGRGRQGRTWTAPARSGLMFSMLLRPDVPVERLGWAPLLTGVAVATAVRRMTAWAQEGERFFDDGPSDVRDVAVDARLKWPNDVMAGERKLAGILAEKADGGLVVGVGVNVGLREAELPVETATSLAIEGAPLTDRAPLLRAILREFETWYREWTALAGDPERSGLRTAYKDLCTTLGRRVRVELPGSQVLSGTARDVDEAGRLVVAGTGGDRAVTAGDVVHVR, encoded by the coding sequence ATCGAACCGAGGCATACCGAATCCGGTTACGGGGACCTCGACCGGCCGCCGCTGCACGAGGGGGCCCTGCAGCGGGCGCTCGTCCGGGAGGGCGGGCTGTGGCGGGAGGTCCGCGTCGTGGACGAGACGGGCTCCACCAACGCCGACCTCGCCGCACGGGCCGCCGAGGGCGCGCCGGAGGGCACGGTGCTGGTCACCGAGCTGCAGACGGCGGGCCGGGGCCGGCAGGGCCGGACGTGGACGGCCCCGGCGCGGTCGGGGCTGATGTTCTCGATGCTGCTGCGGCCGGACGTGCCGGTGGAGAGGCTCGGGTGGGCGCCGCTGCTGACCGGCGTCGCCGTCGCGACCGCCGTCCGCCGCATGACGGCGTGGGCGCAGGAGGGGGAGCGGTTCTTCGACGACGGCCCCTCGGACGTCAGGGACGTCGCCGTGGACGCCCGCCTCAAGTGGCCCAACGACGTGATGGCGGGGGAGCGGAAGCTGGCCGGGATCCTCGCGGAGAAGGCCGACGGCGGCCTCGTCGTCGGGGTGGGGGTTAACGTGGGACTGCGGGAGGCGGAGCTGCCGGTGGAGACGGCGACGTCCCTGGCGATCGAGGGGGCGCCGCTCACCGACCGGGCGCCGCTCCTGCGCGCGATCCTGCGGGAGTTCGAGACCTGGTACCGGGAGTGGACGGCGCTCGCCGGTGATCCGGAGCGCAGCGGGCTTCGTACCGCCTACAAGGACCTGTGCACCACGCTCGGCCGCCGTGTGCGGGTGGAGCTGCCCGGCTCGCAGGTCCTGAGCGGGACCGCGCGGGACGTCGACGAGGCGGGACGGCTGGTGGTGGCGGGGACGGGCGGGGACCGCGCGGTCACCGCGGGCGACGTGGTGCACGTCCGGTGA
- a CDS encoding enoyl-CoA hydratase/isomerase family protein — protein MDGVTLRRDGHVAEIVLDRPEALNALSTAMARRLADVCAEVAADASARAVVLSAAGEKAFCVGADLKERNAMTDEEIMAQRPVFRAAFGGVLNLPQPVVAAVHGYALGGGCEFALSADLIVADETAVFGLPEVAVGLVPGGGGTQLALRRLGPGKAADLVFTGRRLDAAEARDIGLADRVVPAGAARDEALAIAAAIARNSPVAVRAAKRALRLGNGVPLDAGLDLEENAWRTAVLSPDRREGIAAFNEKRKPVWPS, from the coding sequence ATGGATGGTGTGACGCTGCGGCGCGACGGGCACGTCGCGGAGATCGTGCTGGACCGGCCGGAGGCGCTCAACGCGCTGTCGACGGCGATGGCGCGGCGCCTGGCGGACGTGTGCGCCGAGGTGGCGGCGGACGCGTCGGCCCGCGCGGTGGTGCTGAGCGCGGCCGGGGAGAAGGCGTTCTGCGTCGGCGCCGACCTCAAGGAGCGCAACGCGATGACCGACGAGGAGATCATGGCGCAGCGCCCGGTGTTCCGCGCCGCGTTCGGCGGCGTGCTGAACCTGCCGCAGCCGGTCGTCGCGGCCGTGCACGGCTACGCGCTGGGCGGCGGCTGCGAGTTCGCGCTGTCCGCCGACCTGATCGTCGCGGACGAGACGGCCGTGTTCGGCCTGCCCGAGGTGGCCGTCGGCCTCGTCCCCGGCGGCGGCGGAACCCAGCTCGCGCTGCGGCGCCTCGGCCCCGGAAAGGCCGCCGACCTCGTCTTCACCGGCCGCCGCCTGGACGCCGCCGAGGCCCGCGACATCGGCCTCGCCGACCGCGTGGTCCCCGCGGGCGCCGCCCGCGACGAGGCCCTGGCGATCGCCGCCGCGATCGCGCGGAACTCGCCGGTGGCCGTCCGCGCCGCCAAGCGCGCCCTCCGCCTGGGCAACGGCGTCCCCCTCGACGCTGGCCTCGATCTGGAGGAGAACGCCTGGCGCACCGCGGTCCTCTCCCCCGACCGCCGCGAGGGCATCGCCGCCTTCAACGAGAAGCGCAAGCCCGTCTGGCCGAGCTGA
- a CDS encoding acyl-CoA carboxylase subunit epsilon: MSVDDKPFLQIVRGDPGPEEIAALVAVLTARARAAAAARERGGRGARPSRWADRARLVRGSFAGGLPPRGAGAWRASGLPR, translated from the coding sequence GTGTCCGTGGATGACAAGCCCTTCCTCCAGATCGTCCGGGGAGACCCCGGCCCGGAGGAGATCGCGGCGCTGGTGGCCGTGCTGACCGCCCGCGCCCGCGCGGCCGCCGCCGCCCGCGAGCGCGGCGGCCGGGGCGCCCGGCCCTCCCGCTGGGCGGACCGCGCCCGGCTGGTCCGCGGCTCGTTCGCCGGCGGCCTGCCGCCGCGCGGCGCCGGCGCGTGGCGGGCCAGCGGCCTGCCCCGCTGA
- a CDS encoding phosphoenolpyruvate carboxylase, with product MATKTRETIRQDLPEPLRRDVRLLGAMLGDSLVEYGGPGLLDDVERLRHAVIAARRGETTGAEVAAIVDGWTLERAEQVARAFTVYFHLTNLAEEHHRIRTLRERDTGETVPGSVAATVGHLRAAGGGDGDLDELIAGLEFRPVFTAHPTEARRRAVVTAIQRISDLLARLDGEVGVSEREEIERGLREEIDLLWRTALRRHTQMDPLDEVRTAMAAFDETIFRVVPQIYRALDRALGGPETGTRPPKARPYLRFGSWIGGDRDGNPYVTAQVTRDAVMIQADHVLRALENACSRVGRELTVHDTTTPPSDALRNVLAAARTAHPRLVAEIAKRSPGEPHRQALLYAAARIAATRERDADLAYASSDELLADLRTVQESLAAAGAARQAYGRVQQLIWQVETFGFHLAELEIRQHSELHETALAEVRAGGPLSAMTEEILETLRVVAWIQRRFGVRACHRYIVSFTRSAADIANVHELAASLGDQAPVLDVIPLFETGEDLERAPSVLDGMLEIPAVRHRLDETGRRLEVMLGYSDSAKQLGPTSATLRLYDAQEALAAWAARNDVRLTLFHGRGGSLGRGGGPANRAILAQAPGSVAGRFKVTEQGEVIFARYGHREIARRHVEQVTSAVLLASTDAVQDRAREAAARYRPLADKIGDAAKAAFRALIESEGFAAWFSRVSPLEEISELRIGSRPARRKAARELDDLRAIPWVFAWTQTRVNLPGWYGLGSGLAAVSDDGRDLTALREAYESWPLFNTLLDNAEMSLAKTDRAIAERYLALGDRPELTEAVLAEYDRTRRLVLAVTGHERLLENRRVLSRAVELRNPYVDALSHLQLRALTALRAGVEDEEERARLEELLLLSVNGVAAGLQNTG from the coding sequence GTGGCTACGAAGACGCGTGAGACCATCCGGCAGGACCTGCCCGAACCGCTGCGCCGCGACGTGCGGCTTCTCGGCGCCATGCTCGGCGACAGCCTCGTCGAGTACGGCGGGCCGGGGCTGCTGGACGACGTCGAGCGGCTCCGCCACGCGGTGATCGCGGCCCGCCGCGGCGAGACGACCGGCGCGGAGGTCGCCGCCATCGTCGACGGCTGGACGCTGGAGCGCGCCGAGCAGGTCGCCCGCGCGTTCACCGTGTACTTCCACCTGACGAACCTGGCCGAGGAGCACCACCGCATCCGGACGCTGCGGGAGCGCGACACCGGCGAGACCGTCCCCGGCTCGGTCGCCGCCACCGTGGGGCACCTGCGCGCGGCCGGCGGCGGCGACGGCGACCTGGACGAGCTGATCGCCGGGCTGGAGTTCCGGCCGGTGTTCACCGCGCACCCGACCGAGGCCCGCCGCCGCGCCGTCGTCACCGCCATCCAGCGGATCAGCGACCTGCTGGCGCGGCTGGACGGCGAGGTCGGGGTGAGCGAGCGCGAGGAGATCGAGCGCGGCCTGCGCGAGGAGATCGACCTGCTGTGGCGGACGGCGCTGCGCCGCCACACCCAGATGGACCCGCTGGACGAGGTCCGCACCGCGATGGCCGCGTTCGACGAGACGATCTTCCGGGTCGTCCCGCAGATCTACCGGGCCCTCGACCGCGCGCTCGGCGGCCCGGAGACGGGAACCCGCCCGCCGAAGGCCCGCCCCTACCTGCGGTTCGGCAGCTGGATCGGCGGCGACCGCGACGGCAACCCGTACGTCACCGCCCAGGTCACCCGGGACGCGGTCATGATCCAGGCCGACCACGTCCTGCGCGCGCTGGAGAACGCCTGCTCGCGCGTCGGCCGGGAGCTGACCGTCCACGACACGACCACGCCCCCGTCGGACGCGCTGCGCAACGTCCTCGCCGCCGCCCGCACCGCGCATCCCCGGCTGGTGGCCGAGATCGCCAAGCGCTCGCCGGGCGAGCCGCACCGGCAGGCGCTGCTGTACGCGGCGGCGCGGATCGCCGCGACCCGCGAGCGCGACGCCGACCTCGCCTACGCCTCGTCCGACGAGCTGCTCGCCGACCTGCGCACCGTCCAGGAGTCCCTGGCCGCCGCGGGCGCGGCCCGGCAGGCATACGGGCGCGTCCAGCAGCTCATCTGGCAGGTCGAGACGTTCGGCTTCCACCTCGCGGAACTGGAGATCCGCCAGCACTCCGAGCTGCACGAGACGGCGCTGGCGGAGGTCCGCGCCGGGGGTCCGCTCTCGGCGATGACCGAGGAGATCCTGGAGACGCTCCGGGTCGTCGCGTGGATCCAGCGGCGGTTCGGGGTCCGCGCCTGCCACCGCTACATCGTCTCGTTCACCCGCTCCGCCGCGGACATCGCCAACGTCCACGAGCTGGCCGCCTCCCTCGGCGACCAGGCGCCCGTCCTGGACGTCATCCCCCTGTTCGAGACCGGCGAGGACCTCGAGCGCGCCCCGTCCGTCCTCGACGGGATGCTGGAGATCCCGGCCGTCCGGCACCGCCTGGACGAGACGGGACGCCGCCTGGAGGTCATGCTCGGCTACTCCGACTCGGCCAAGCAGCTCGGCCCGACCAGCGCGACCCTCCGCCTCTACGACGCGCAGGAGGCGCTCGCCGCGTGGGCGGCCCGCAACGACGTGAGGCTGACGCTGTTCCACGGCCGGGGCGGTTCCCTCGGCCGCGGCGGCGGCCCCGCCAACCGGGCGATCCTGGCGCAGGCGCCGGGCTCGGTCGCGGGCCGCTTCAAGGTGACCGAGCAGGGCGAGGTCATCTTCGCCCGCTACGGCCACCGCGAGATCGCCCGGCGGCACGTCGAGCAGGTCACCAGCGCCGTGCTGCTCGCCTCCACCGACGCCGTCCAGGACCGCGCGCGGGAGGCCGCCGCGCGCTACCGCCCGCTGGCCGACAAGATCGGCGACGCCGCGAAGGCGGCGTTCCGCGCGCTCATCGAGAGCGAGGGGTTCGCCGCGTGGTTCTCCCGGGTCAGTCCCCTGGAGGAGATCTCCGAGCTGCGCATCGGTTCCCGCCCGGCGCGCCGCAAGGCCGCCCGCGAGCTGGACGACCTGCGCGCGATCCCGTGGGTGTTCGCCTGGACGCAGACGCGCGTCAACCTGCCCGGCTGGTACGGCCTGGGCAGCGGCCTCGCGGCGGTGTCCGACGACGGCCGCGACCTGACCGCGCTCCGGGAGGCGTACGAGTCCTGGCCCCTGTTCAACACCCTTCTCGACAACGCCGAGATGAGCCTGGCCAAGACCGACCGCGCGATCGCCGAGCGGTACCTGGCCCTGGGCGACCGCCCGGAGCTCACCGAGGCCGTCCTGGCCGAGTACGACCGCACCCGCCGTCTCGTCCTGGCGGTGACGGGCCATGAGCGTCTCCTGGAGAACCGCAGGGTCCTCTCCAGGGCGGTGGAGCTGCGCAACCCGTATGTGGACGCCCTCTCCCACCTGCAACTGCGCGCTCTCACGGCGCTCCGCGCGGGCGTCGAGGACGAGGAGGAGCGCGCCCGCCTGGAGGAGCTCCTCCTCCTGTCCGTCAACGGGGTGGCCGCCGGCCTCCAGAACACGGGCTGA